The Lysinibacillus irui sequence ATACTAGCCATAGCTGCTGGGGACTCTGTTAAGTGCCAAACTAATAAATTAAGGGCAACTAAATTCACCCAATTTCCCAAATATGAGAAACCAAAGCCAAACAGAATGAGACGATACTTCCTAATGGTGCTCATAAGTCTCCTTTCTATCATCCAAGAATGAATTATTGGTCTTTTTTTACATAAAAGTATTCCTTTAGATAATCATATCTATCTATGAAATACAGTGCAACTAAAACAAGCAACCCTAGCTAAATGCATAGCTTTGGGTTGCTTGTTTAGTTTGTTGAATCTCGCTGAATTAAAATCGGTTTAAAGCGATATAATTTTTGTTCATCAGCTAGTGGTTCTTTTTTGATTTTTGCTAGGAGCAACGAAGCCGCCTTCTGAGCCATTGGTAAAATGGGCTGCTTCAAGGTTGTAATGGAAGGTGTTAAAAAATTTGCATATGGTACATCATCAACAGCGATTACTTGTACATTATTTGGCACATGTAAGTTTCTTTTTTTAATATAAAGCATTAATTCCTGAAAAATACGATCATTTGCCGCAATAATTCCCTTTGGTGGTTGTTCCAATGTAAATAATTGATTGAATATCTCTGTCATCTCAGCTGGCTCACCATTTTTTATATAGCGCTCATCAATCAACAGATTCCTATTTCTGAGCGCTTGTCGAAATCCTTCTAAACGTTCTACACGAGGAGTAATCGGTAAGGCTAAAGAAGTAGTGATAATGGCTAATGGTTGTTTTTGGAACGTCTCTACCGCCATATCCATTGCAGAAAAATTATCAAGCAACACAGCAGGAATATCTACTCCCTCAATAAATCGGTCAATAAAAACGATTGGCATTGCTTGTTGATGAAGTCTTATATAGAGATTTTTATTTTCTCCCGTTGGAAAAACGATTAAGCCATCCACCTGTTTTTCTAGTAAGGTTTCGATATGCTTTTTCTCTTTTTTAGGGTTATCCGCCGAGTTACATACAATCATATGGAAGCCTTCTTTATCGAACTCTGCTTCCAATGCATTAATAATTTTTGTTGAAAAGTCATGGATTATATTCGCTACTATAATACCTATCGTAAAGGTGGATTTCTGTTTTAAGCTACGAGCCATTAAATTTGGACGATATTGCAAAGTTTCAATAGCTTCTTCAATTTTCTTACGGGTCTCTACACTCATATATTCATATCGCTTATTTAAAAATTGAGAGACGGTACTATTTGAAACATTTGCATATTGCGCAACATCGGCAATTGTTGTTTTTTTCACTAAAATCAATCTCCTACCTATAAATATGAAAACTCTCCTTGGTATTATGTAGCATAGCATACTTTACTAGTTAAATTAACTATTCAAATAGTTATACACTTGTTCAGGTAAATCAATGCCCTTTTCCATTGTTTCCGCACTTCGTTTCTGTTCAATTTCGCCTGGTACCAGTACTTGATCAAAATTTGGTGCCGTTGGAGCATCATGTAATTCATTAATCATTTGTGAGATATTTGCTTTGAATTGATCAATATCTCCAAAAATATTTGGATCTAATACATATAAATATTGTCCTAGATTACGCTTTTGTTCGTAATCACCATACATTTTTGAAATATGTGGACCAAAAGCTGCACTTGCTAAAATTCCGGAGAGAACATCTACTACAAGTGCCATACCATATCCTTTTGCCCCTGCAAACGGTGTTAAAGATTTTACTTGATGAGGATCTGTAGTTGGCGCCCCTTGTACGTCAACTCCCCATGTATTAGGGATTGTCTCTCCTTTTTCACGTGCATATAAAATTTTCCCGAGGGCCACATTACTTGTTGCCATATCCAAAATGATTGGTTTATCGTCTGTTGGAAAACCGTAAGCTATCGGATTCGTGCCAAAATAAGGCTCTTTTCCTCCAAAAGGGACAACTGCTGAGTCGGTTTGAGAGCACATGATAGCAATTAAATTTTCGCTCGTAGCCTGTTCAAGGAAATAGCCGAGTGCCCCACAATGGCTGCTTTCTTGAATAATCGTTGTACATGAGCCATGTTCCTTTGCTATTTTAATCGTTTCATCCATTGCTTCCTTACAAATAACATGTCCAAAACCATTATCCCCCTTAAATAGAAGGTGATTTGTGCCACGCTTTTCAACTGAAAAATTTGGGTTTTTCGTTATGCCCCCTGCCTTTAAACGTGTTATATAATGTTCCACACGCATAACGCCATGAGAACTGACACCACGTAAATCTGCATAAATCAAAACATCTGCTACTTGCGCCGCAGTTTCAGCGTCAACACCATGAGCTGTGAATTTTTGAGCAACTAATTCTTTTAATGCTGATACAGAAATATTCATTGAAAGTCCTCCCCATTATTTAAAATAAATTTGCGCTTTGTTCGTGTTATATTGTTTTGCCTCAAAGTAAGAAATCGCTTCGTCAAATGCAATATTTTTCGTAACATAGCCTTGCTTTATCGCTCCTGACTGCATATAGTTCATCACTGTCTCAAAATCTTCTAAAGTAGCATTTCTACTACTCTTTAACGTTAATTCCTTTGAATGAAATTCAGGATCATTAAATGTAATGGTCTTCTTCATTAAACCAATAAATACTAATGTGCCGCTATTTTCTACGTATTGGAATGAAGATTCCATTGATTGTTGATTACCTGTTGCATCAAAGACAACTGTAGGAAGTTCACCATTAAATTTTTCATGTAACTGCGCCATTATGTCATGGCTACCAACAATCACACCATCCGCTTCCGACCATGCCTGTCCTTCTTTTAAACGTTCTTCGTTCAAATCCATTAATACTGTTTTTGCACCGCGTAACTTAGCAAAACGTGCTGCTCCTAATCCAATTGGCCCTGCACCGATAACAAGTACCGTATCATTTTCTGTTAGTTCCGAACGACGTACTGCATGGGCACCAATAGCTAATGGTTCCACAATGGCTAATTGGTCACCTGATACAGCATTATCTGTAATGACAATACTGTCATCAACTACGATATATTCGCCCATACCACCATCCATATGTACACCTAATACTTTCAAAGATTTACAGCAGTTTGTTTGACCTCGACGACATGCAACACACTCTCCACAATGAATGTATGGAATAACTGTTGCACGATCTCCTACGTAGATGTCCTTAACTGCTTCACCGACTTCCTCCACGATAGCAGCTAGTTCATGGCCTAACACTCGTGGATAACTAAAGAATGGCTGTTCACCTGCAAAAGCATGTGTATCTGTCCCACACACGCCAATATGTGTGATTTTTAATAGAACATCATGACTTTTTTTAATAATTGGCTTGTCTACCTCACGTTCCACCATTTGAAATGGTTCATTAATGATCAATTGTCGCATGCTATTTCCTCCAATAATCTATGAATTGTGGATAATTGCTGAATAACCTTAGTTGCATCACACTGGAAATGTTCTTCAATAAATTGTTGCATTGGCTCTGTTTGACCTTGTTCAAAATGGTTATGGATTTCAGTCAGTATTTCAATAATCTGATCCGATTCACGCATGGAAAAGCGTCTTGGATTCATTGCATAGATTCCTAACGCTAAAGCTTGATAGTATATTTCTGTTTCGGCGTATGGTGCAATTCTCGTTTGCCACTTTGATAACTCATTTAATTGAATATCATATAGCTGATGCTCAATAAATGGATTTAAAAAACGTTCAAAAACATCTTGCTGATAGTGTTCATCCACTTGAAATCGTTTGGTAAAATCATTTGTTACTTTTTCAATAAATGCTCGAATACCTGTGTTAGAAAATGCATCTCTTACAGTTGTATATTGAAAAATTTTCCCAAATGCTGAAAGCAAAATATGACTACCATTTAAAATGGCAACTTTGCGTTTCCGATACATGTCTAAATCATCAAATACAAAAGGTAAATCATTATTTGTTGGCCAATGTTTAAACGGCTCTTTCTGATCAATTACAAAAAGGAAATAGGGTTCACAAACTGTATAAAGGGCATCTTCACCGTGATAATCTTGTGGATAACCTGTTACAATACGGTCTACTAGTGTATTACAAAAAGTTAAAGTAGCAAGCCATTCATTAAATGCTGTAGGCAGGTTCCAGTCTTTAGCATGCTGTAGGCAAATAATTTTTAGGGTAGAACCATTCTGTTCTATTAATTCCAGAGGCACAATGGCCAGTTGTTTTTCACCTTGAAAATGATTGAAATATTGTTCTAGGAAGACTGTTAACTTTGCTGCATAGCTTGTTGGACAGGCAGTTGGATAAGGGATATTTTCGTAATAAATTCCGGCCTCTGTTGTATTTGACACAATCATTTCAAGTGTTTCTGACTGCGCATATTGCAAAAATGAATGCCAGTTCACATATGGATGAATAGTATCTTGAATAACCTTAACGGTGGTTTCTTCTTCTACAACCTCACCATTTTTTAACCCTCGTTCCATCACAGTGAATTGCAACTGTTGTTCTTCTAGTTGTTTGACCGTTTTTCCTCTTGCTGTCGCTGCAACGGAAACGATACTGCAAGGAACTTGAAGTTTTTCAACCGCTAGGTCAAAAAAGCCTCTAATAAAATTCCCATCACCTATTTGCATAATTTTAATAGGATGCTTCATGTCATTTTCTCTCCTACATCGTCACGCCATCTTTAAAAATGGCGATTTCTTTGAAACCATACTTCTCATTATTCGTTTGTACTTCACCTGAAGCTAACGCTAATATATACTCCATAAATCCATCGACTACTTCATCCATAGGCTTACCATCCACTAACTGCCCTGCGTTAAAGTCAATCCAATTTTTTTTGCGTTCATAAAGTGGAGTATTTGTTGAAATTTTAACTGTAGGTGTAGGTCCTCCAAACGGTGTTCCCCTACCTGTTGAGAAAAGAACAATTTGGCAGCCTGTTGCGGCAAGTGCTGTTGTTGATACAAGATCATTTCCTGGGCCATTTAGTAAATGTAGCCCCTTTGTTGACATACGGTCGCCGTAATCAAGCACCTCTTTTATTTCTTGGAATCCACCTTTTTGAATACAGCCAAGTGACTTTTCTTCCAATGTTGTTATTCCACCCGCTTTGTTTCCTGGAGAGGGATTTTCATATACAGGTTGATTATATTTCATAAAATACTGTTTAAAATCATTTACTAAATGCACAATATCCTCGAAAACAGCGGCATCTTTTGCACGTTCCATTAAAATCTGTTCAGCACCAAACATTTCTGGAACTTCCGTTAACACCGTTGATCCACCTGCTGAGATTAATTGGTCAGAGAATAGGCCAATCATCGGATTAGCTGTAATGCCAGAGAAACCATCACTACCACCACATTTCAAACCAATTTTCAGTTCTGAAATAGGTAATGCTTGTCTTTTAAATGTCGTCACATAGTCAAAGGCCTTTTCCAGCAATTGTTGACCCTCTTCCATTTCATCTGCTGACTCTTGAACATTTAAAAAGGCTACGCGTTGTTCGTCATAATGCCCGACTGTTTTCTTAAATAACTCAATATAATTGTTCTCACATCCAAGCCCTAATACAAT is a genomic window containing:
- a CDS encoding UxaA family hydrolase codes for the protein MNNQSVIKIHPMDNIVIALSDLPQGFLLPLDGIEITLQQPVQRGHKIAITTLSKDTHITKYGFPIGHATEEIPLGSWVHSHNMKTNLSGELSYEFKPKTHPIAEPRHVQRTFKGYRRTDGQVGVRNEIWIINTVGCINKVAENLAKLGNQLLKADNFDGVQHFAHPYGCSQLGDDLTYTQKILANLVHHPNAGAVIVLGLGCENNYIELFKKTVGHYDEQRVAFLNVQESADEMEEGQQLLEKAFDYVTTFKRQALPISELKIGLKCGGSDGFSGITANPMIGLFSDQLISAGGSTVLTEVPEMFGAEQILMERAKDAAVFEDIVHLVNDFKQYFMKYNQPVYENPSPGNKAGGITTLEEKSLGCIQKGGFQEIKEVLDYGDRMSTKGLHLLNGPGNDLVSTTALAATGCQIVLFSTGRGTPFGGPTPTVKISTNTPLYERKKNWIDFNAGQLVDGKPMDEVVDGFMEYILALASGEVQTNNEKYGFKEIAIFKDGVTM
- the allD gene encoding ureidoglycolate dehydrogenase, which encodes MNISVSALKELVAQKFTAHGVDAETAAQVADVLIYADLRGVSSHGVMRVEHYITRLKAGGITKNPNFSVEKRGTNHLLFKGDNGFGHVICKEAMDETIKIAKEHGSCTTIIQESSHCGALGYFLEQATSENLIAIMCSQTDSAVVPFGGKEPYFGTNPIAYGFPTDDKPIILDMATSNVALGKILYAREKGETIPNTWGVDVQGAPTTDPHQVKSLTPFAGAKGYGMALVVDVLSGILASAAFGPHISKMYGDYEQKRNLGQYLYVLDPNIFGDIDQFKANISQMINELHDAPTAPNFDQVLVPGEIEQKRSAETMEKGIDLPEQVYNYLNS
- a CDS encoding LacI family DNA-binding transcriptional regulator; translation: MKKTTIADVAQYANVSNSTVSQFLNKRYEYMSVETRKKIEEAIETLQYRPNLMARSLKQKSTFTIGIIVANIIHDFSTKIINALEAEFDKEGFHMIVCNSADNPKKEKKHIETLLEKQVDGLIVFPTGENKNLYIRLHQQAMPIVFIDRFIEGVDIPAVLLDNFSAMDMAVETFQKQPLAIITTSLALPITPRVERLEGFRQALRNRNLLIDERYIKNGEPAEMTEIFNQLFTLEQPPKGIIAANDRIFQELMLYIKKRNLHVPNNVQVIAVDDVPYANFLTPSITTLKQPILPMAQKAASLLLAKIKKEPLADEQKLYRFKPILIQRDSTN
- a CDS encoding zinc-binding alcohol dehydrogenase family protein codes for the protein MRQLIINEPFQMVEREVDKPIIKKSHDVLLKITHIGVCGTDTHAFAGEQPFFSYPRVLGHELAAIVEEVGEAVKDIYVGDRATVIPYIHCGECVACRRGQTNCCKSLKVLGVHMDGGMGEYIVVDDSIVITDNAVSGDQLAIVEPLAIGAHAVRRSELTENDTVLVIGAGPIGLGAARFAKLRGAKTVLMDLNEERLKEGQAWSEADGVIVGSHDIMAQLHEKFNGELPTVVFDATGNQQSMESSFQYVENSGTLVFIGLMKKTITFNDPEFHSKELTLKSSRNATLEDFETVMNYMQSGAIKQGYVTKNIAFDEAISYFEAKQYNTNKAQIYFK
- a CDS encoding mannitol dehydrogenase family protein, encoding MKHPIKIMQIGDGNFIRGFFDLAVEKLQVPCSIVSVAATARGKTVKQLEEQQLQFTVMERGLKNGEVVEEETTVKVIQDTIHPYVNWHSFLQYAQSETLEMIVSNTTEAGIYYENIPYPTACPTSYAAKLTVFLEQYFNHFQGEKQLAIVPLELIEQNGSTLKIICLQHAKDWNLPTAFNEWLATLTFCNTLVDRIVTGYPQDYHGEDALYTVCEPYFLFVIDQKEPFKHWPTNNDLPFVFDDLDMYRKRKVAILNGSHILLSAFGKIFQYTTVRDAFSNTGIRAFIEKVTNDFTKRFQVDEHYQQDVFERFLNPFIEHQLYDIQLNELSKWQTRIAPYAETEIYYQALALGIYAMNPRRFSMRESDQIIEILTEIHNHFEQGQTEPMQQFIEEHFQCDATKVIQQLSTIHRLLEEIACDN